In Melospiza melodia melodia isolate bMelMel2 unplaced genomic scaffold, bMelMel2.pri scaffold_369, whole genome shotgun sequence, the genomic stretch tctccaggtgtccccagctgtccccaggtgtccccaggtttctccaggtgtccataggTGTCcatagctgtccccagctgtccccaggtgcgcTCAGGTGtgtcctcacctgtcccaccacAGGACCTGAACtgccaggaggagaaggagaacccCAGGAACATCTCTAGGTGTTCCCCATAACCACGTGTGTCCATAGGTGTCCATAACTGTCCCCAGGTTTCTCCAggtttctccaggtgtccatagctgtccccagctgtccccaggtgcgctcaggtgtgtccccacctgtcccaccaCAGGACCTGAACtgccaggaggagaaggagaacccCAGGAACATCTCTAGGTGTTCCCCATAACCACGTGTGTCCATAGGTGTCCATAACTGTCCCCAggtttctccaggtgtccatagctgtccccagctgtccccaggtgtccataggtgtccccacctgtcccaccaCAGGACCTGAactgccaggaggaggaggacccCATGAACAAGCTCAAGGGCCAGAAGATCGTCTCGTGCCGCATCTGCAAGGGCGACCACTGGACCACGCGCTGCCCCTACAAGGACACGCTGGGGCCCATGCAGAAGGAGCTGGccgagcagctggggctgtccacGGGCGAGAAGGAGAAGCTGCCcggaggtgggaccccaaaatttggttcttttgggttttttgaggaaTTCTGGAGATTTTTCCCtcgttttccccattttttcgtGGTTGCGTAGCCCCCAAGGTCACCATGGTGGCCCTGTTGTGGTGGCCCCATGTAGGATCTGCTGGGGTTCTCCATGGTGGAAAAGGAGAAGCTGCCCGGAGGTGGGACCCCAAATTTtggttcttttgggtttttttggggaattttggggatttttcccccattttccccattttttcatggTTGCGTAGCCCCCAAGGTCACCATGGTGGCCCCATGGTGGTGGCCCCATGTAGGATCTGCTGGGGCTGTCCACGGGCGAGAAGGAGAAGCTCCCtggaggtgggaccccaaaatttggttcTTTTGGGttctttggggaattttggggattttccccctatttttcccatttttgtacGGTTGTGGTGGCCCCAAGGTCACCATGGTGGCCCCATGATGGTGGCCCCACGCAGAAGGATCTGCTGGGGCTCTCCATGGTGGAAAAGGAGAAGCTGCCCGGAGGTGGGACCCCAAATTTtggttcttttgggtttttttggggaattttggggaattttcccgTTTTTGAAGGGTTGTGGTGGCCCCAaggtcaccgtggtggccctGTTGTGGTGGCCCCGTGCAGAAGGATCTGCTGGGGTTCTCCATGGTGGACAAGGAGAAGCTCCCtgaaggtgggaccccaaaatttgggtgttttgggaatttcggggattttttgggaatttttccctcatttttcccgTTTTTGTGCGGTTGTGGTGGCCCCGTTGTTCTTCTGGCCCCGTTGTGGTGGCCCCgtgcagaaggagctgctggggctgtccctcacctggccctcacctgtcccacccgtcccacctgtgtcacacctgtcccctcacctgtcacacctgtccctgtccctcacctgtgtcacacctgtgtcacacctgtgtcccaCCCGTGTCTCACACCTGTCACACtcatgtccccacctgtcccccctGTGTCACActcatgtcccccctgtccccacctgtgtcacacctgtgtcactcCCGTGTCCCCTTGTGTCCCACCCGTGTCCCAcccgtgtcccccctgtccccacccgtgtcccacccgtgtcccccctgtcccacacctgtgtcacacccgtgtcacacctgtccccacctgtccccacccGTGTCCCACCCGTGTCACACCCCTGTCCCCACctgtgtcacacccgtgtcacacctgtccccacctgtccccacctgtgtcacacctgtcccccgtgtcacacccctgtccccacctgtgtcacacccgtgtcacacctgtccccacCCGTGTCCCACCCGTGTCACACCCCTGTCCCCACCcgtgtcacacctgtcacacctgtccccacccgtgtcacacctgtcccccgtgtcacacccctgtccccacctgtgtcacacccgtgtcacacccctgtccccacctgtgtcacacccgtgtcacacccgtgtcacacctgtgtcacacctgtccccccGCAGAGCCCGAGCCCGTGGCCGCCCAGGTGAGCAAGACGGGCAAGTACGTCCCGCCCAGCCTGAGGGACGGCGCCAGCCGGCGCGGGGAGTCCATGCAGCCCAACCGCAGAGGTgagggcacctgggggcacctgggcacacctgggggcacctggggagggTAACAACACACCTGGGGAGGGTTaaaaacacacctgggcacacctgggcacacctgagggacAGCGCGGGGAGTCCATGCAGCCCAACCGCAGaggtgagggcacctgggcacacctgggcacacacctgggcacacctgggggcacctgggggcacctcggggcacctgggtacacctggggagGGTTAAAaacgcacctgggcacacctgggcacacctgagggacAGCGCGGGGAGTCCATGCAGCCCAGCCGCAGaggtgagggcacctgggcacacctgggcacacctgggggcacctggggagggTAACAACACACCTGGGGAGGGTTaaaaacacacctgggcacacacctggggggtttttggggacacctggggacacctgggacacacctgggcggctctggggacacccgggacacacctggggataaCTTGGTCAcacctggggagctctggggacacctggaacacACCTGGGGATACCTGGGTGgcttttggggacacctgggacacacctgaagacacctgggacacacctgggcataaCTTGGTCACACCTGGGCATAACTTGGtcccacctgggacacacctgggtggttTTTGGGGGCACCTGAGGGTACAACCGCCACCCCCGTGGgtctcacctgtgtcccctgtgtcacctgtgtcaccagcCGACGACAACGCCACCATCCGCGTCACCAACCTGTCAGAGGACACGCGCGAGACCGACCTGCAGGAGCTGTTCCGCCCCTTCGGCTCCATCTCGCGCATTTACCTGGCCAAGGACAAGACCACGGGCCAGTCCAAGGTGGGCGCGGGCACGGGGGGCGCCCGggcgtgcccaggtgtgtgcccggGTGTGTGCCCGGGCGTGCCCAGGTGTGCGCGCTGAGCCGGGCGTGTCCCGCAGGGCTTCGCCTTCATCAGCTTCCACCGGCGCGAGGACGCGGCCAGAGCCATCGCGGGCGTGTCCGGCTTCGGCTACGACCACCTGATCCTCAACGTGGAGTGGGCAAAGTGGGtacctggcacacacctgggcacacacctgggggggttACACTCACCTGATCCTCAACGTGGAGTGGGCAAAGTGggtacacacctgggcacacacctgggcacacacctgggggggttACACTCACCTGATCCTCAACGTGGAGTGGGCAAAGTGggtacacacctgggcacacctggggcacctgggcacacctgggcacacacctgggtaCAGCTGGGaactcacctgggcacacacctgggtacacacctgggcacacctgggcacacgcgTGGGGGGGTTACACCCACCTGATCCTCAACGTGGAGTGGGCAAAGtgggtacacctgggcacacacctgggcacacttggGACATACCTGGGTACACCTGGCACATGTGGGGCATGCCTAAATAACACCAGGACACACCTGGGcatacctgggacacacctgggtacacgagacacacctgggcacaccttgggacatacctgggcacacctgggcgcacTTGGGACACACGTGGGCATTCACctgatacacctgggcacacctggattaCACCTGGGTACacgagacacacctgggcactcaTATGGGCACAccttgggacacacctgggcacaccttggGGCACACTTGGGCACAccttggggcacacctgggcacacctgggcacctctcacctctcccttcTCCTCCCTCCAGGCCCTCCACCAACTGAGCCGCTCCAGTggatcccagtttgtcccagttcatcccagttcaataAAGCTCTGGGTTCTGGCACCACCCCTgtccaggattttgggggggaaaaaatgggattttggaaaaaaatgggaattttgggggggggggaaatttgAAATTTtggagggcaaaaatgagaattttggggtagaaaaatgggaatttggggtagaaaatgggaattttgggatggggaaaatgggagtttgggtgggaaaaaatgggaattttggggcggAAGGATGGGAATTGGAGGTGGGGgaaaattggaattttgggtgggaaattcagaattttaggggggcaaaaatgggaattttggggtagaaaaatgggattttggggtagaaaagtgaaatttttcctggaaaagaaaaaaaaaaaaaaagagccacaCAAGTTCTTGGGGTGGATCCAactttatttctgcatttttccacccatttttgaggttttctcccatttttctgggattttttttcccccccacattttttggggttttccttcttttgttgttttcccccccattttttggggtgatttccccTGGATTTGGGGGGACCACGGGTGGGGGGAActctgggggaccccaaaattccccttgaGGGCCCCAAATTTTTCCTGGAAGATCCCAAAATTCCCTCGGGCCCCAAAATCCGTCCCggagaccccaaaattcccaaatattCCCCCCCTTCAATTTTTCCTTTTCCGCGCCCGTCCCGGCcgagggaaatttggggttttttgggggctcAGGAGTTTCCCACGGCGggatttggatttttggggtgtcctgggtggGATTTGGAGGTTCcaggttgggattttggggtgccacgacgaaatttgggatttccaggatgggattttggggttcctggtgtgGATTTTCGGGATCCaggtgtggattttggggttcctgagtggaATTTTGGtgttcctgagtggggttttggggttccaggtgtggattttggggttccaggtgtgGATTTTGGGCTCCTCTTCCGTCGTttcggggctcggggctcggcCGAGCGGCTTCGCCTCCTCTTGGAGCTGCCAGGGAACAAATCtgggggaaaaacagggaaaaatgggaatttagaggggaaaaaatgggattttgggggaaaaaaatgggattttgggggaaaaattgggatttaGGGGGGAAAGAATTgggatttggggagaaaaaatggAATTTCGGGACGGAAAATTGGGGTTTAGGAGAACGAAA encodes the following:
- the LOC134434436 gene encoding eukaryotic translation initiation factor 3 subunit G-like gives rise to the protein MPTGDYDSKPSWADQVEEEGGEDDKAITSELLKDLPLPLPLPGGLGGPNSAEAELLRGGPLPPPKEVVNGNIKTVTEYREEEDGRKVKIIRTFRIETRKASKAVARRKNWKKFGNSEFDAPGPNVATTTVSDDVFMTFITSKEDLNCQEEEDPMNKLKGQKIVSCRICKGDHWTTRCPYKDTLGPMQKELAEQLGLSTGEKEKLPGEPEPVAAQVSKTGKYVPPSLRDGASRRGESMQPNRRADDNATIRVTNLSEDTRETDLQELFRPFGSISRIYLAKDKTTGQSKGFAFISFHRREDAARAIAGVSGFGYDHLILNVEWAKPSTN
- the LOC134434438 gene encoding merozoite surface protein CMZ-8-like → MGRAPGVPPGVPPGVPPGVPSTGDTRGGPGGDSDVEDPGAPGPGEAEASDEDEAEYYREELGEEPDADLFPGSSKRRRSRSAEPRAPKRRKRSPKSTPGTPKSTPGTPKPHSGTPKFHSGTPKSTPGSRKSTPGTPKSHPGNPKFRRGTPKSQPGTSKSHPGHPKNPNPAVGNS